The nucleotide window TAACTCAAGATTGTTTGAACAACATTATAAATATCCCTTCTATATTGTCCAATGCTTGTTTGGTTTTGAAGATGAAAGTAATATTGGAGAAAAAATTTGTACACTTTTTGTGAAACCCACaccttttatattattttaattaaaaaaatatattctatttctatcatgtctatttttattcttCAAATCAAACACACGCTAAGAAGATGGGAGacaggtaaaaaaaaagttaatattattgCATGAAATGACATCCAATATTCATCAAAATGATGTTTTTTGCATAATTCTAATTTATTTAgcctaataatattttaattaaatgacctatttaatctttttatctattttttttgtttagtttgtttctttatgttattattttgagtttagttcaatcttttatctttttaataattttatttggtctattatcttattttttgttcaatttgatctttttatcttattttattttgtttaatttaatcttttattttatttaaaaataattctgttaatcattttaaaataaattttttaattcatttttctctcctttctcatttcatttttaacaaaaaagttTGTTCTTAAATAATTAGTAATGTCCTTAAATGGAGCGAAtaactaaattgaaaaaaaacgaacaaaatgaatttttagaaagatgaaatactaaagtaaaaaaaaatcaacttgatttttttaaaaaacaaataatcaagttaaaaagaaattagGATAAAGAACGAAATAAGTGgtcagtattttttttgttgcctATAAGTTGAAACAAGAATACGAAATTACAAATACAAATTAGGAATCCAAGTAAAACCCTGAATAAGGACAATTGTTTCAGATCTATTCTATGAACTGATAATGATACAACACCATTTTTACTCATGAAAACGAGGAAAACGTTGCTCGTTTCTCCACCGGAACATTAACATTTAACACAAACAAACGTGTCTGACCTACATAACCTGAACCCCTCCGCCACGCACACAGAACATTGTTACGATCCGATCGTGAAGGTTTCGTCATCGTGGATTCTGATCCACAGTGCAACAATTGCACCCGTCATGCTTCGCAGATCCCTCATCATCATCCTACACTTGTCGTTGTTGTCGTTCGGATATGCGGATCCCGCTCCCAATTGCACTCGCCTCAGCTCCGTCGTCAATTCGGAGTCGGAGTTCGAAATGGTTCAACACCAACTCCGAGGATCCCTGAAAATCAGGGACGATTGCTCCTTTAGGGTTTCCCAATTCGACATGCTTCCCGGTTCCGACGTCCACTGGTGGGGTGCGCAGGCTTCCGATTTCGATAACCTCACCGCCGGATTCATTGTTTCCAACTACGGATTGAACGGAACCTACAACAACTCCACCTTCGATGTGCATTTGTTGAGCAATGTTTCCTGGAGCATGATCAACGTCCTCGCCGTCTGGGATCGTGCCACCGCCTCCGATTTCGGCCACGTCGTGCTCCGCAAGGACGCCCCGGCGTCGCCTCCTCCTCCGACGGTGTTCGAGAATTGCAAGGTTTTGTCGAAGAATTTCAGGTTGAGGTGGAGTTTGAATGTGTCCGaggattctcttgaaattgGGTTGGAGGCCGCGACTGGGATCACCAATTACATGGCTTTTGGGTGGGCTAATTCCAGTGCTCAAGATTCTGATCTCATGATTGGTGCTGATGTTGTCGTTGCAGGGTTTAAGGAAGATGGTATGccctttgtggatgatttttTCATTACTAAGTATAGTGAGTGTGTGAGAAATAGTGATGGAGTTGCTCAAGGGGTATGTCCTGATTCCTTTTATGAAGGCCCTGATGGGGTGGGTTTAGTCAACAATTCAATGTTGGTTTATGGCCATAGGAAGGATGGGGTGACCTTTGTCAGATACCGCAGGCATTTGACTAAGGTCGATGGAAAGTATGATCATCCCGTGAACCATTCAGCGAATATGAAGGTTATTTGGGCTTTGGGGCGTATCAAGCCTCCTGATTCTATTAATCCTTACTATCTTCCTCAGAATCATGGGGCCGTGAATTATGGCCATTTGGTTTTGAATGTCTCGGAGCATGTGAATGAGTGTACAGGTCCCTTGGATGCTGAAGACAAAGAAGATCAAGGTCTCATCACTGCAGATGCAAATGTTCCCTTGGTGGTTTCTTCTGCTCCGGCAATGCATTACCCCAACCCTCCAAATCCTGAAAAGGTTCTTTATATCAACAAAAAGGAAGCTCCTGTCTTGAGAGTGGAAAGAGGGGTGCCGGTCAAGTTTTCGATCCAAGCCGGGCACGATGTTGCACTTTATATTACTTCGGATCCGCTTGGTGGAAATGCTACCACGAGAAATCTGACTGAGACTATTTATGCTGGAGGTCCAGAGGCCCACGGAGTTCAAGCCAGTCCTACAGAATTAGTTTGGGCTCCTGACAGGAACACTCCTGATCACGTCTACTATCATTCCTTGTTCGACCAGAAGATGGGTTGGAAGGTCGAGGTGGTTGATGGGGGTCTATCGGACATGTATAATAACAGTGTCATTTTGGATGATCAACAGGTTACCTTCTTTTGGACATTGTCAAAGGATTCCATATCTATTGCAGCTCGTGGCGAGAAAAAAAGTGGTTATATTGCCATAGGGTTTGGAAGTGGAATGGTGAACAGCTATGTGTATGTGGGTTGGATTGATGATACTGGTGTGGGACATGTAAACACTTATTGGATTGATGGAAAGGATGCTTCAAGCATACACGGCACGCAGGAAAATTTGACACATGTGAGATGCAAAACAGAAAATGGCATCATTACTTTTGAGTTTACTCGTCCCTTGGACCCGTCTTGTAGGCGGGAAAAGAGGGTAGAATGTAAAAATATCGTTGATCCCACAACTCCTCTCAAAGTTGTTTGGGCAATGGGTGCTAAATGGACTGATGATCATCTTACTGACAGGAATATGCATTCTAGTACAAGTAATAGGGCTATTCTTGTACACCTGATGCGTGGTTCAGCAGAGGCGGAGCAGGATTTACTTCCTGTTTTGGCTGTGCATGGATTTATGATGTTTGTTGCATGGGGTATCCTGTTTCCTGGAGGGATATTGGCAGCCAGGTACTTAAAACATCTCAAGGGCGATGGATGG belongs to Glycine soja cultivar W05 chromosome 5, ASM419377v2, whole genome shotgun sequence and includes:
- the LOC114413054 gene encoding cytochrome b561, DM13 and DOMON domain-containing protein At5g54830-like, with the translated sequence MLRRSLIIILHLSLLSFGYADPAPNCTRLSSVVNSESEFEMVQHQLRGSLKIRDDCSFRVSQFDMLPGSDVHWWGAQASDFDNLTAGFIVSNYGLNGTYNNSTFDVHLLSNVSWSMINVLAVWDRATASDFGHVVLRKDAPASPPPPTVFENCKVLSKNFRLRWSLNVSEDSLEIGLEAATGITNYMAFGWANSSAQDSDLMIGADVVVAGFKEDGMPFVDDFFITKYSECVRNSDGVAQGVCPDSFYEGPDGVGLVNNSMLVYGHRKDGVTFVRYRRHLTKVDGKYDHPVNHSANMKVIWALGRIKPPDSINPYYLPQNHGAVNYGHLVLNVSEHVNECTGPLDAEDKEDQGLITADANVPLVVSSAPAMHYPNPPNPEKVLYINKKEAPVLRVERGVPVKFSIQAGHDVALYITSDPLGGNATTRNLTETIYAGGPEAHGVQASPTELVWAPDRNTPDHVYYHSLFDQKMGWKVEVVDGGLSDMYNNSVILDDQQVTFFWTLSKDSISIAARGEKKSGYIAIGFGSGMVNSYVYVGWIDDTGVGHVNTYWIDGKDASSIHGTQENLTHVRCKTENGIITFEFTRPLDPSCRREKRVECKNIVDPTTPLKVVWAMGAKWTDDHLTDRNMHSSTSNRAILVHLMRGSAEAEQDLLPVLAVHGFMMFVAWGILFPGGILAARYLKHLKGDGWYRIHVYLQYSGLVIVLLALLFAVAELRGFYFSSTHVKFGFATILLACIQPANAFLRPPKPANGEQASSKRVIWECFHTIVGRCAIVVGIAALFTGMKHLGDRYDVENVHGLRWAMAIWFLIGALIVIYLEYHERQRIGRQISGRGNWVLGNLEEDDSVDLLRPTRTSADKELQPSARMEVQLEPLNR